The following are encoded in a window of Blastopirellula marina genomic DNA:
- the hisB gene encoding imidazoleglycerol-phosphate dehydratase HisB: MTRTAKIERDTTETQIKLELNLDGSGNFSGSTGVGFFDHMLQLFTRHGCFDLSVEVNGDLHVDQHHTVEDTGICIGQTIRQAIGDKKGIRRYGHFTLPMEETLCSTVWDLSGRYYLVFNAPFTTEKIGEFDTELVEDFWQALAANALCNFHVNIHYGRNNHHISEAIFKCAARSLRMAVELDPRSPGVPSTKGTLNS; this comes from the coding sequence ATGACCCGCACCGCCAAAATCGAACGCGACACGACCGAAACGCAAATCAAGCTTGAACTGAACCTCGATGGCTCCGGTAACTTCTCCGGCAGCACCGGCGTGGGATTCTTCGATCACATGCTGCAGCTCTTCACGCGGCATGGGTGTTTCGACTTGTCGGTTGAAGTGAACGGTGACCTGCACGTCGATCAGCATCACACGGTGGAAGACACCGGTATCTGCATCGGCCAGACCATTCGCCAGGCAATTGGCGACAAGAAGGGAATCCGCCGCTACGGTCACTTCACGCTGCCGATGGAAGAAACCTTGTGCAGCACCGTATGGGACTTGAGTGGCCGGTACTACCTGGTCTTCAACGCTCCATTCACGACCGAGAAGATCGGCGAGTTCGATACCGAACTGGTCGAAGACTTCTGGCAGGCATTGGCCGCCAATGCCCTGTGCAACTTCCACGTGAACATTCACTACGGCCGCAACAACCACCACATCAGCGAGGCGATCTTCAAGTGCGCCGCGCGAAGCTTGCGGATGGCAGTGGAGCTCGACCCACGTTCCCCTGGCGTGCCGAGCACCAAGGGAACGTTGAACTCGTAG
- the hisC gene encoding histidinol-phosphate transaminase, with amino-acid sequence MGYFRPEIEAIAGYKPGEQPQGGKFIKLNTNENPYPASPKVAEAIRQRLDQGLEKYPDPVGTAFRIRAAEVLGVEPDWILCGNGSDDILTILTRGFVGDGEWLRLPTPSYILYKTLAEIQGADSEEIPFNEDWTLPESFGTASNHLKLAFLPNPNSPSGTVVPKSQLREIADSLPCPLLIDEAYADFADDNCIDLVKENEKIMLSRTLSKSYALAGLRFGFLVAQPQMIEQLTKVKDSYNCDALSLAGALAAIDDQKWVAENKAKVVVTRANMTQRLRKMGFTVPDSQANFVWATRPGVKLKPIYEFLKQNHVLIRYMQYPGITEGIRISVGTDGQTDVCLDLIEQYLQQNS; translated from the coding sequence ATGGGCTACTTTCGTCCTGAGATTGAAGCGATCGCTGGTTACAAGCCTGGCGAACAACCGCAAGGCGGGAAGTTCATCAAGCTGAACACCAACGAGAACCCCTACCCTGCCTCGCCCAAGGTTGCCGAGGCCATTCGTCAGCGTCTCGACCAGGGTCTCGAAAAATATCCCGACCCGGTCGGTACCGCGTTTCGCATTCGCGCAGCCGAAGTGCTGGGAGTTGAGCCTGACTGGATCCTATGCGGCAACGGCAGCGACGATATCTTGACCATTCTTACACGCGGCTTTGTTGGCGATGGCGAGTGGCTCCGACTGCCCACACCTAGCTACATCCTCTACAAGACCCTGGCCGAGATCCAAGGTGCCGACAGCGAAGAGATTCCGTTCAACGAAGACTGGACACTGCCGGAATCATTCGGCACGGCCAGCAACCACTTGAAGCTGGCGTTCCTGCCTAACCCCAACAGCCCCAGCGGCACGGTGGTACCTAAATCGCAGTTACGCGAGATCGCCGATTCGCTCCCCTGCCCTCTGCTGATTGACGAAGCATACGCCGACTTCGCCGACGATAACTGTATCGATCTCGTGAAAGAGAACGAGAAGATCATGCTCTCGCGGACGCTCAGCAAGTCGTACGCTCTGGCCGGTCTGCGATTCGGGTTCCTGGTCGCTCAGCCGCAGATGATCGAACAATTGACAAAGGTCAAAGACAGCTACAATTGCGATGCCCTTTCATTGGCCGGCGCGCTGGCAGCCATCGACGATCAGAAATGGGTCGCCGAAAACAAAGCCAAGGTCGTCGTTACCCGGGCCAACATGACCCAACGGCTGCGAAAAATGGGCTTTACCGTGCCTGATTCGCAGGCCAATTTCGTTTGGGCGACACGGCCAGGCGTCAAACTCAAACCGATTTACGAATTCCTCAAGCAGAACCACGTTCTGATCAGATACATGCAATACCCGGGAATTACCGAGGGAATTCGAATCTCGGTCGGCACCGATGGCCAAACCGACGTATGCTTGGACTTGATCGAGCAGTACCTTCAGCAGAACTCTTAG
- a CDS encoding M60 family metallopeptidase, with product MLLVAWVVAAGHAATDAELQKAASGEKLTEDEFVSVKKAVIKEAKSGFKSTGAMQQLITKLKDAPPVEIGPEKENKFQVLEHPMIALRMIVEAELAGSVLPPDQLKKHPSADKFPGAIHRAIKPEAHFCEIDVNSYRWQSTGLYAPPGEVVHVMIPEEYVDAGWKLRIGANSTTIDIPRHNKLNRFPRIDRVYDLKKRTTEVACSFGGLLYIELPTPSAKTFLAKHSDIYNLVDHYDVPPKKMVQIRFSNVVLAPRYVHGETNVQEWRATIRSYPAPYAEIGSDKVIFTLPSKFVRRLDTPDLAMEKWDELIDAMSELSGRPKDKPFPHRFLIDAHVNWGAAFAGYPINAPLGWAEAIVRGEPEWGHAHELGHLHQHRAWTYQSTSEVTVNIFAAYALEKIYGHPHERATRESVIENAQRYLSRPIEERNWMTVNGALFERLAFYTMLSYEFGWEPFKQVFREYRELPLDQHPKSDVDRASDFLIRMSRATNSNLGPYFTEWGVQVNDSALEEVKSLPAWESPMMKQAMAKAP from the coding sequence ATGTTGCTGGTGGCTTGGGTGGTCGCTGCAGGGCACGCGGCAACCGACGCGGAACTACAAAAAGCGGCCAGCGGTGAGAAGCTTACCGAAGACGAATTTGTCTCGGTGAAGAAAGCGGTCATTAAAGAGGCCAAGTCCGGTTTTAAGTCAACCGGCGCGATGCAGCAATTGATCACCAAGTTGAAAGATGCCCCGCCGGTCGAGATCGGTCCAGAGAAGGAGAACAAGTTCCAAGTTCTGGAACATCCGATGATTGCCTTGCGGATGATCGTCGAAGCGGAACTGGCCGGCAGCGTGCTTCCGCCGGATCAATTGAAGAAGCATCCATCGGCCGACAAGTTTCCTGGGGCGATCCATCGGGCCATCAAACCGGAGGCCCATTTTTGTGAGATCGATGTGAACTCGTATCGCTGGCAAAGCACCGGACTTTACGCGCCGCCGGGGGAAGTCGTGCATGTCATGATTCCGGAAGAGTACGTCGATGCAGGTTGGAAACTGCGGATTGGTGCCAACAGCACGACCATCGATATTCCCAGGCACAACAAGCTGAATCGCTTTCCCCGAATCGACCGCGTTTATGATCTGAAGAAGCGGACGACCGAGGTTGCCTGTTCGTTTGGTGGCTTGCTGTACATTGAATTGCCCACGCCCAGTGCCAAGACGTTTCTGGCCAAGCACAGCGACATTTACAACCTGGTCGATCACTACGATGTACCGCCAAAAAAGATGGTGCAAATCCGGTTCTCGAATGTGGTGCTAGCTCCGCGTTATGTGCATGGCGAAACCAACGTGCAAGAGTGGCGAGCCACCATTCGCAGCTACCCGGCACCCTATGCCGAGATCGGCAGTGACAAGGTGATTTTCACGTTGCCATCGAAGTTCGTCCGCCGACTTGATACGCCAGACCTGGCCATGGAAAAGTGGGACGAGTTGATCGATGCCATGAGCGAGCTTTCTGGCCGACCGAAGGATAAGCCTTTTCCACACCGCTTTTTGATCGATGCCCACGTGAACTGGGGCGCGGCGTTCGCTGGATATCCCATCAATGCCCCGCTTGGCTGGGCGGAAGCGATCGTCCGTGGAGAGCCTGAGTGGGGACACGCCCACGAACTGGGGCATCTGCATCAGCATCGCGCTTGGACCTATCAAAGCACCAGCGAAGTCACCGTCAATATCTTTGCCGCGTATGCACTTGAGAAGATCTATGGACACCCTCACGAGCGTGCTACGCGTGAGTCGGTGATCGAAAATGCTCAGCGTTACCTGAGTCGTCCAATCGAAGAACGAAACTGGATGACGGTCAACGGTGCATTGTTCGAACGATTGGCCTTCTACACGATGCTGTCGTACGAGTTCGGCTGGGAGCCCTTCAAGCAGGTCTTTCGCGAATACCGAGAGCTGCCGCTCGATCAGCACCCTAAGTCTGATGTCGACCGAGCCAGCGACTTTCTCATCCGCATGTCACGGGCTACCAATAGTAACCTGGGCCCTTACTTCACTGAGTGGGGCGTACAGGTGAACGACTCGGCCCTGGAAGAGGTCAAATCTCTTCCGGCATGGGAGTCTCCCATGATGAAGCAGGCCATGGCAAAGGCTCCGTAG